The sequence below is a genomic window from bacterium 336/3.
ACAAGAGGCGTTTCTACTTCATAAAACAGCTTTTCTACATGCATTTTCTGCAATTCAGGAGCTAGTTTTTCTTTGAGTTGGAATGTAATATCAGCATCTTCGGCAGCGTATTCTGCTATTTTTTGAACCTCAATATCTCTCATACTTCCCTGATTCACACCTTTTTTACCAATCAGGGTTTCGATGCTTACAGGCTGATATTTTAAGTATTTTTCTGCTAAATAATCCATACCATGTTTGCTTTCTGCTTCAATCAGATAGCTTGCAAGCATAGTATCAAACAATTTCCCTTTTACTTCAATGTTGTAATTAGCTAAAATGGAAATATCATATTTGATATTTTGTCCAATTTTCTCGATTTGGTCATTTTCAAAAACACTTCTAAATTCTTCTACAATCTTTTGAGCCTCTGTTTTGTCTGCAGGAATAGGCACATAATAGGCTTCATGGGCTATGTAAGCAAACGACATCCCTACCAATTCGGCTTTGAGTGTATCCAAAGAGGTCGTTTCTGTGTCAAAACAAAAAGATTTTTGAATGGAAAGTAATTGTATCAAATGCTTTCTATCCTCCTCTTTATCAACAATATGATACTGATGAACGGTGTCAGCAATAGTCTGAAAACGCTTCTCTCCTTCCTCAAAAGTTTCGTCTGTTTCAGACTCTTCTTCTTGAGCAGGTGTATTGTTACCAAATAAATCTAATTGTAGCTGAGATTGCTTTTTGGCTGTTTTTTGAGCTTGTTTTTCTTCTTCACTAAGTCCTATAAGTTTGGTTTTAAGTGTTTTAAACTCTAACTCATCCAAAAGTTTAGAAAGCTCTGTTTTATTGTATTCAGACATTTTAAACTCTTCTACATTGTACTCAATAGGTACTTGTAAATGAATGGTTGCGAGCTGTTTAGATAGAATTGCCTTATCACCATGATTTTTGACAGTTTCAGCCATTTTGCCTTTTAGTTTATCGGCATTGGCTATCAGATTTTCCACAGAATCGTACTCTTCAAGAAGTTTTTGAGCTGTTTTTTCTCCAACCCCTGGAAGCCCTGGGATATTGTCAGAAGCGTCTCCTTGAAGACCCAGCATATCTATTACCTGTTCAATTTTCTTGATACCAAATTTATCAAGGGCTTTTTGTACATCCCAAACTTCGTTGGGTGCAAATTTAGAGGCAGGTCTGAAAATAAAGATTTTATTGTTTTCTAAAAGCTGGCAATAGTCTTTATCAGGAGTCATCATATACACCTGAAAGTCCTCACGAGCCACCTGTTTGGCGATTGTCCCAATAATATCATCTGCCTCATAGCCTGCAAGCGTCAGTGTGGGGATATTCATAGCATCCAAAATCTTCTTGATATAGGGTACAGCTACTGTAATACCTTCGGGTTGGGCTTCTCTGTGGGCTTTGTATTCTTCAAATTGTTCGTGTCTGAAAGTAGGCTCAGAAGTATCAAAAGCTACTGCCAAATGTGTAGGTTTCTCTTTCTTTATTACCTCAAGCATGGTATTGATAAATCCAAAAATTGCCCCTGTATCCATACCTGTACTTGTTCTGCGTGGAGCATTGATAAAAGCATAATAAGCTC
It includes:
- a CDS encoding DNA polymerase I gives rise to the protein MEKLFLLDAMALVYRAYYAFINAPRRTSTGMDTGAIFGFINTMLEVIKKEKPTHLAVAFDTSEPTFRHEQFEEYKAHREAQPEGITVAVPYIKKILDAMNIPTLTLAGYEADDIIGTIAKQVAREDFQVYMMTPDKDYCQLLENNKIFIFRPASKFAPNEVWDVQKALDKFGIKKIEQVIDMLGLQGDASDNIPGLPGVGEKTAQKLLEEYDSVENLIANADKLKGKMAETVKNHGDKAILSKQLATIHLQVPIEYNVEEFKMSEYNKTELSKLLDELEFKTLKTKLIGLSEEEKQAQKTAKKQSQLQLDLFGNNTPAQEEESETDETFEEGEKRFQTIADTVHQYHIVDKEEDRKHLIQLLSIQKSFCFDTETTSLDTLKAELVGMSFAYIAHEAYYVPIPADKTEAQKIVEEFRSVFENDQIEKIGQNIKYDISILANYNIEVKGKLFDTMLASYLIEAESKHGMDYLAEKYLKYQPVSIETLIGKKGVNQGSMRDIEVQKIAEYAAEDADITFQLKEKLAPELQKMHVEKLFYEVETPLVEVLSTIERNGVKLDTKALKESSELLEKEILVLEEKIYSQAGRKFNIASPKQLGEVLFDEMKLIKNAKKTKTGQYATGEEILSKLAEEHPIVVDILEIRELQKLKSTYIDALPELVSTIDGKIHTSFNQAVTSTGRLSSTNPNLQNIPIKTAKGREIRKAFIPSSDEFLILSADYSQIELRLMAAFSQDETLLEAFEKGLDIHAATAAKIYKVALEDVTADMRRNAKTANFAILYGSTGFNLSSQLKISVSEATKLVETYYQEFSAIKKFKDSMIQKARELEYAETILGRRRHLYSINESNKVVAGQAERNAVNMPIQGSAADMIKLAMVNIHQFFKDKNLKSKMILQVHDELVFEVHKSEIDIVKENVIKLMKNAIALPVRMEVEVGIGHNWLEAH